A single Streptomyces sp. 2114.4 DNA region contains:
- a CDS encoding undecaprenyl-diphosphate phosphatase, translating to MSAISIGQAVVLGAVEGVTEFLPVSSTGHLKIAEGLMGIPVNDKTVVAFSAVIQVGAIAAALVYFFKDIVRIVGAWFRGLRNREERYHHDYKFAWWVIYATIPIVVVGLAAKPLIEGPLASLWVVAGSLIIGSGVMWAADQMGRHKRGEDDTSLKDAMWVGCSQILALLFPGFSRSGATMSTALILDLERVAATRLSFFLGIPALTGAGIYELKDAIGTGAAVAPLAIGTVVSFGVAYASISWLLKFVAKHSFNSFVIYRILVGALLFGLLGMGVLS from the coding sequence ATGAGCGCGATCAGCATCGGCCAAGCCGTCGTCCTCGGAGCCGTCGAGGGGGTGACGGAATTCCTTCCGGTCTCCTCCACCGGCCACCTCAAGATCGCTGAAGGTCTGATGGGCATCCCCGTCAACGACAAGACCGTCGTCGCCTTCTCCGCGGTCATCCAGGTCGGCGCGATCGCCGCGGCGCTCGTCTACTTCTTCAAGGACATCGTGCGCATCGTGGGTGCGTGGTTCCGCGGGCTGCGCAATCGCGAGGAGCGCTACCACCACGACTACAAGTTCGCCTGGTGGGTGATCTACGCCACCATCCCGATCGTGGTCGTCGGCCTGGCCGCCAAGCCCCTGATCGAGGGCCCGCTCGCCTCCCTGTGGGTGGTTGCCGGGTCGCTGATCATCGGCAGCGGGGTGATGTGGGCGGCGGACCAGATGGGCCGCCACAAGCGCGGTGAGGACGACACCTCGCTCAAGGACGCCATGTGGGTCGGCTGCTCCCAGATCCTCGCCCTCCTCTTCCCGGGCTTCTCCCGCTCCGGCGCGACGATGTCCACCGCCCTCATCCTCGACCTGGAGCGCGTCGCGGCCACCCGCCTCTCCTTCTTCCTGGGCATCCCGGCCCTCACCGGAGCCGGCATCTACGAGCTGAAGGACGCCATCGGAACCGGTGCCGCCGTTGCGCCCCTGGCCATCGGCACCGTCGTCTCCTTCGGCGTCGCCTACGCCTCCATCTCCTGGCTGCTGAAGTTCGTGGCCAAGCACTCCTTCAACTCCTTCGTGATCTACCGGATCCTCGTCGGCGCCCTCCTCTTCGGCCTGCTGGGCATGGGCGTCCTTTCCTGA
- a CDS encoding helix-turn-helix domain-containing protein: MEPSSAASSPPTGISLRQLLMSLGEPLVELQAAPAGLDVEIRSVALLDPEDPPITHPGELVLAIGARGRAAFPALRAGGRDGATAVAVKLDTPGQAAALSATAVEAGIALLSVRSEARWEQVDALVRAALESVPQGRPGEGPEEGDLFSLAQTTAVLTGGIVSIEDTANRVLAYSRSTDSDEVDDLRRLSILGWQGPEAYLARLRKWGVFQRLRASDEVICIDSHPELGIRRRLAVAIRSGERQLGTIWVQEGSVPLTEHSDQALLGAARVAALHLVRRRRELSADLTLTRTLAAGLLEGSTGPQPLANHLALDAARPAAVLGFSYGTAEATPPELARSEVSNLISVHTAARHRSALVTQVDARIYVLLPQLPRSIDTGTLRGWGQAITEAAGRHLGMSLRGSIGCIVPGLGEVPESRREADRILDAMVSAGVATTVAALPDIQAEVLVSEVLTLLSAHPEMRDPRLTALVTHDSRSQGQLAETVLAYLNAFGDVRAAATELHVHPNTLRYRIRRAEELTGLDLSRPDQRLLAMLQLRLPPAP, encoded by the coding sequence ATGGAACCATCCTCGGCGGCGTCGTCACCCCCGACCGGGATCAGCCTGCGTCAGCTGCTGATGTCGCTGGGTGAGCCCCTGGTGGAGCTGCAGGCCGCGCCCGCCGGGCTGGACGTCGAAATCCGCAGCGTCGCACTGCTGGACCCCGAGGATCCGCCGATCACCCACCCCGGCGAGCTGGTGCTCGCCATAGGCGCCCGCGGCCGCGCCGCATTCCCCGCGCTGCGGGCCGGCGGGCGCGACGGCGCCACCGCCGTCGCGGTCAAGCTGGACACTCCCGGGCAGGCCGCGGCGCTCAGCGCGACCGCCGTCGAGGCAGGCATCGCGCTGCTGTCCGTCCGGAGTGAGGCGCGCTGGGAGCAGGTGGACGCACTGGTCCGCGCGGCGTTGGAGAGTGTGCCGCAGGGGCGCCCCGGCGAGGGGCCCGAGGAAGGCGACCTCTTCTCGCTCGCCCAGACCACCGCCGTCCTCACCGGCGGCATCGTCAGCATCGAGGACACCGCCAACCGCGTGCTGGCCTACTCCCGCTCCACCGACTCCGACGAGGTCGACGACCTGCGGAGGCTGTCCATCCTGGGCTGGCAGGGTCCGGAGGCGTATCTGGCGCGGCTGCGGAAGTGGGGCGTCTTCCAGCGGCTGCGCGCCTCCGACGAGGTGATCTGTATCGACAGCCACCCCGAACTGGGCATCCGCCGGCGGCTCGCGGTGGCCATCCGGTCCGGGGAGCGGCAGCTGGGCACCATCTGGGTACAGGAGGGCTCGGTGCCGCTGACCGAGCACTCGGACCAGGCGTTGCTGGGTGCGGCCCGGGTCGCCGCGCTCCACCTCGTACGCCGCCGCCGTGAGCTCTCCGCGGACCTGACGCTGACCCGGACACTGGCGGCCGGACTGCTGGAGGGCAGCACCGGACCCCAGCCGCTGGCGAACCACCTGGCCCTGGACGCGGCCCGGCCGGCCGCCGTCCTGGGCTTCTCGTACGGGACCGCCGAGGCCACCCCGCCGGAGCTGGCCCGCTCCGAGGTCAGCAACCTGATCTCGGTGCACACCGCGGCCCGGCACCGAAGCGCCCTGGTCACCCAGGTCGACGCGCGGATCTACGTACTGCTGCCGCAGCTGCCGCGCAGCATCGACACCGGCACTCTGCGCGGCTGGGGACAGGCGATCACCGAGGCCGCGGGCCGGCATCTGGGCATGTCGTTGCGCGGTTCCATCGGCTGCATCGTGCCGGGGCTCGGGGAGGTTCCCGAATCGCGGCGGGAGGCGGACCGGATCCTCGACGCGATGGTGAGCGCCGGGGTCGCCACCACGGTCGCCGCGCTGCCGGACATCCAGGCCGAGGTGCTGGTCAGCGAGGTGCTGACGCTGCTCTCCGCGCACCCTGAGATGCGCGACCCCCGGCTGACCGCCCTGGTCACCCACGACAGCCGGAGCCAGGGGCAGTTGGCCGAGACGGTCCTCGCTTACCTGAACGCCTTCGGCGACGTACGGGCCGCCGCCACCGAGCTGCATGTGCACCCCAACACGCTGCGCTACCGGATCCGCCGTGCCGAGGAGTTGACCGGCCTCGACCTCAGCCGCCCGGATCAGCGACTGCTGGCGATGCTCCAGCTGCGACTGCCGCCCGCTCCCTGA
- a CDS encoding acyltransferase family protein, whose product MTPLSHSAAAPASALQDDDQPASAERTAAGPGHSPARPPAGAPGGSQGESAPPPAKHRDAFFDNAKYLAIVLVALGHAWEPLYAGSRSAAALYIFVYAFHMPAFTVISGYFSRSFEMRRNQLQRLVTGVAVPYIVFQTAYAAFRYWAGDLPDFSVDLTDPWFLTWFLVALFLWRLTAPLWRIVRWPVPLALAIALAASVSPDLGSGLDLQRVLQFLPFFVLGMCLKPEHFQLVRRRAARVAAVPVLVAALTFAYWAVPRMNDAWFYHTDSAQHLGVPWWCGVLMQLAMFGCSLVLTACFLAWVPGRRRWCTVLGAGTLYGYLLHGFLAKASRWWDWYDADWIHTPWGALAITLLAGVIVTLLCTPPVQRALRFVMEPKMTWAFRKEPSPPPGAPQGRTV is encoded by the coding sequence GTGACCCCTCTCTCCCACTCCGCCGCCGCTCCCGCCTCCGCCCTGCAGGACGATGATCAGCCGGCCTCCGCCGAGCGGACCGCCGCCGGCCCCGGCCACTCCCCCGCCCGTCCTCCGGCCGGCGCCCCTGGCGGCAGCCAGGGCGAATCGGCGCCGCCCCCGGCAAAGCACCGCGACGCATTCTTCGACAACGCCAAATACCTGGCGATCGTGCTGGTGGCTCTGGGCCACGCCTGGGAACCGCTCTACGCCGGCAGCCGGAGCGCGGCCGCGCTCTACATCTTCGTCTATGCGTTCCACATGCCCGCATTCACCGTCATATCCGGGTACTTCTCCCGTAGTTTCGAAATGCGGCGGAACCAGCTGCAGCGGCTGGTCACGGGCGTCGCCGTCCCGTACATCGTCTTCCAGACGGCCTACGCGGCGTTCCGGTACTGGGCCGGCGACCTGCCGGACTTCTCGGTCGACCTGACGGACCCGTGGTTCCTCACCTGGTTCCTGGTCGCCCTGTTCCTCTGGCGGCTCACCGCCCCGCTGTGGCGGATCGTCCGGTGGCCGGTGCCGCTGGCCCTGGCGATCGCCCTGGCGGCCTCGGTTTCCCCGGATCTCGGCAGCGGCCTGGACCTGCAGCGGGTCCTGCAATTCCTGCCGTTCTTCGTCCTGGGCATGTGCCTGAAACCGGAGCACTTCCAGCTCGTGCGCCGCCGGGCGGCACGGGTCGCCGCGGTGCCCGTGCTCGTGGCCGCGCTGACCTTCGCCTACTGGGCCGTGCCGCGCATGAACGACGCGTGGTTCTACCACACCGACAGCGCACAGCATCTGGGGGTGCCGTGGTGGTGCGGCGTCCTGATGCAACTGGCCATGTTCGGCTGCTCCTTGGTCCTCACGGCCTGCTTCCTGGCCTGGGTGCCCGGCCGCCGGAGGTGGTGCACCGTACTGGGCGCCGGCACGCTCTACGGCTACCTGCTGCACGGGTTCCTGGCCAAGGCCTCCCGGTGGTGGGACTGGTACGACGCCGACTGGATCCACACCCCATGGGGCGCCCTCGCCATCACACTCCTCGCCGGGGTGATCGTGACGCTGCTGTGCACCCCACCGGTCCAGCGCGCCCTGCGCTTCGTCATGGAGCCGAAGATGACGTGGGCCTTCAGGAAAGAGCCGTCGCCCCCGCCCGGCGCTCCACAGGGCCGTACGGTCTGA
- a CDS encoding DUF5685 family protein, producing MFGIVRPCTHRLSQGLKAEWMAHLCGLCLALRGDHGQFARVVTNYDGLIISVLTDAQSGPAQARRRTAGPCPLRGMRTASVAQGEGARLAASVSLVLASAKIRDHVADGNGALRRRPVAAAARKVAAGWDRAGARTGATLGFDTAVLVDAVDRQLGIEELAGPGTPLTFITEPTETATAAAFAHTAVLAGRPGNAAPLAEAGRFFGRLAHLLDAVEDRASDAAEGAWNPLAATGATLAQARRLCDDALHGIRLALRDVEFADSALVHVLLVHELRRSVDRAFGTASCSHQGHGAPGPYDGQGRNPYRNGGPSPYGQPPHYGQAPAGGSPYAHGQQHLNGPQNPYSGGPVGPGGPSGGHGGHGGGSGGGEGGMPHFPQQPKKPRGFFAGCAVAIGLCCTCKLCCAEEYEGPWSRKKREGCCQDCDCCDDCSCCDCCDCCDGCSCCDC from the coding sequence ATGTTCGGAATCGTCCGGCCCTGCACCCATCGCCTGTCGCAAGGACTCAAGGCGGAGTGGATGGCCCATCTGTGCGGTCTCTGTCTCGCGCTGCGCGGCGACCACGGGCAGTTCGCCCGGGTCGTCACGAACTACGACGGGCTGATCATCTCCGTGCTGACGGATGCGCAGTCCGGCCCCGCGCAGGCCCGCCGCCGTACCGCGGGGCCCTGTCCGCTGCGGGGTATGCGGACCGCATCGGTGGCGCAGGGAGAGGGCGCGCGCCTCGCGGCATCGGTGTCCCTCGTGCTCGCCTCGGCGAAGATACGCGACCATGTCGCCGACGGGAACGGAGCGTTGCGCCGCCGGCCGGTGGCCGCCGCCGCGCGCAAGGTCGCCGCGGGATGGGACCGGGCCGGGGCGCGCACCGGTGCCACCCTCGGCTTCGACACCGCCGTACTCGTCGACGCGGTCGACCGGCAGCTGGGCATCGAGGAGCTGGCCGGGCCCGGCACACCACTGACGTTCATCACCGAGCCGACCGAGACGGCGACCGCCGCGGCCTTCGCGCACACCGCGGTGCTCGCGGGCCGGCCGGGCAACGCGGCGCCGCTGGCCGAGGCCGGCCGGTTCTTCGGGCGGCTGGCTCATCTCCTCGACGCCGTGGAGGACCGTGCTTCGGACGCCGCCGAGGGCGCCTGGAACCCGCTCGCCGCCACGGGTGCCACCCTCGCCCAGGCCCGCCGGCTGTGTGATGACGCGCTGCACGGCATCCGTCTCGCCCTGCGCGACGTGGAGTTCGCCGACTCCGCGCTGGTGCATGTGCTGCTGGTCCACGAACTGCGCCGCTCGGTGGACCGCGCCTTCGGCACGGCTTCCTGCTCCCACCAGGGGCACGGAGCGCCGGGGCCCTACGACGGCCAGGGCCGGAACCCGTACCGAAACGGCGGGCCCTCCCCGTACGGGCAGCCTCCCCACTACGGCCAGGCACCGGCCGGCGGCAGCCCGTACGCTCACGGGCAGCAGCACCTGAATGGGCCTCAGAACCCGTACAGCGGCGGCCCGGTCGGGCCTGGCGGTCCGAGCGGCGGCCACGGCGGTCACGGTGGCGGCTCCGGCGGGGGCGAGGGCGGGATGCCGCACTTCCCGCAGCAGCCGAAGAAGCCCCGCGGCTTCTTCGCCGGCTGTGCGGTCGCCATCGGGCTCTGCTGCACCTGCAAGCTCTGCTGCGCGGAGGAGTACGAGGGACCGTGGTCGCGCAAGAAGCGCGAGGGGTGCTGCCAGGACTGCGATTGCTGTGACGACTGCAGCTGCTGCGACTGCTGCGATTGCTGTGACGGCTGCAGCTGCTGTGACTGCTGA
- a CDS encoding SpoIIE family protein phosphatase: protein MMTSENAVPGGSGRAWDMAKAATAELDAQGRVAAWTRAAERLLGYPAEEVLHRPAAELLAIPGDEARVAAVARWCRSGDGWGGSVAARHRDGRDLQLAVQVTPLLDRTGQERWSVLALEEWRMPGGGVNQLMLEPFLARAPVGMAVLDTDLRYVWVNEVLERLIPLDRRLGRRVAEVLPKLEAEAFEERMRRVLGTGAPVMDYEFRSPTYADPSQERAYSASFFGLEDPQGRRIGLWYMVIDVTERWRAQERLALLNDASVRIGSTLDVARTAQELADVAVPALADFVAVDLLDSVLRGAEPVPGPVDSTPTMRRSGQQSVHEGCPEAGLAVGEAVQRSPSSPIARCLLKGESLVEPVLDFATSSWVTEDPVRADVIRAFGFRSVMVAPVKARGITLGAATFFRSRRLGPFVADDVRLAEELVARAAVCVDNARRFTRERAAARVMQQNLLPHELTGGSALEVASWYFPADAPSGVGGDWFDVIPLSGARVALVVGDVVGHGINAAATMGRLRTAVRTLANLDLPPDELLARLDDLVIGLVKTQGADPAADVDPAADAGNPSVASTFMGATCLYAVYDPVSRRCSMARASHLPPLIVGPDGAVDCPDLPAGPPLGLGTLPFESVELELAEGSLIALYTNGLIETCDRDIGVGLSRLSNALAVPGQTLKDIGGNVVKALMTGPPSDDAALLLARTRALGAHQVASWDLPTDPAVVGSARALAGRQLSEWGMDELQFTTELVVSELVTNAIRHGTGPITLRLIRQDTLICEVSDASSTSPRLRHARTTDEGGRGLFIVAQVTRRWGTRYTPTGKIIWTELSMPSEAGSAVEEG, encoded by the coding sequence ATGATGACCTCGGAGAATGCGGTGCCGGGCGGGTCGGGCCGCGCATGGGACATGGCGAAGGCGGCCACCGCCGAACTGGACGCACAGGGGCGGGTCGCCGCGTGGACCAGGGCGGCGGAGCGGCTGCTCGGCTATCCCGCCGAGGAGGTCCTGCACCGTCCCGCGGCGGAGCTGCTGGCGATACCCGGCGACGAGGCGCGGGTGGCCGCCGTGGCCCGGTGGTGCCGCTCGGGGGACGGCTGGGGCGGCTCGGTCGCGGCCCGTCACCGGGACGGCCGGGATCTGCAGCTGGCGGTGCAGGTCACGCCGCTTCTCGACCGCACCGGCCAGGAACGGTGGTCCGTCCTCGCACTGGAGGAGTGGCGGATGCCGGGCGGCGGAGTGAACCAGCTGATGCTGGAACCGTTCCTGGCGCGTGCACCGGTCGGTATGGCGGTGCTGGACACCGATCTGCGGTACGTCTGGGTCAACGAGGTACTGGAGCGCCTGATCCCGCTCGACCGGCGGCTGGGAAGACGGGTGGCGGAGGTCTTGCCGAAGCTGGAGGCCGAGGCGTTCGAGGAACGGATGCGGCGAGTGCTGGGGACCGGGGCGCCGGTGATGGACTACGAATTCCGCAGTCCCACGTACGCGGACCCCAGCCAGGAGCGCGCCTACTCGGCGTCGTTCTTCGGGCTGGAGGATCCCCAGGGCCGGCGCATCGGCCTGTGGTACATGGTCATCGACGTCACCGAACGCTGGCGGGCGCAGGAACGCCTGGCGCTGCTGAACGACGCCAGCGTGCGGATCGGCAGCACGCTGGATGTCGCCCGGACCGCACAGGAACTGGCCGATGTCGCCGTGCCGGCGCTCGCCGACTTCGTCGCCGTCGACCTGCTGGATTCGGTCCTGCGGGGCGCCGAGCCGGTTCCCGGGCCGGTCGACAGCACCCCCACCATGCGCCGTTCCGGCCAGCAGTCGGTGCACGAGGGCTGCCCGGAGGCCGGGCTGGCCGTGGGGGAAGCCGTCCAGCGTTCCCCCTCGTCGCCCATCGCCCGCTGTCTGCTCAAGGGCGAATCCCTCGTGGAGCCGGTACTGGACTTCGCCACCAGCTCCTGGGTCACCGAGGACCCGGTCCGGGCCGATGTGATCCGCGCCTTCGGTTTCCGCTCGGTGATGGTGGCGCCGGTCAAGGCCCGGGGCATCACCCTGGGCGCGGCGACGTTCTTCCGCTCCCGCCGTCTGGGGCCCTTCGTGGCGGATGACGTCCGGCTCGCCGAGGAGCTGGTGGCCAGGGCGGCGGTCTGTGTCGACAATGCGCGCCGCTTCACCCGCGAGCGCGCCGCGGCCCGGGTGATGCAGCAGAACCTGCTGCCGCACGAACTGACCGGCGGATCCGCCCTGGAGGTGGCGTCCTGGTACTTCCCCGCGGACGCGCCGAGCGGTGTGGGCGGCGACTGGTTCGATGTGATCCCGCTGTCCGGGGCGCGGGTCGCCCTGGTCGTGGGGGATGTGGTGGGGCACGGCATCAACGCGGCGGCCACGATGGGGCGGCTGCGTACCGCCGTACGCACCCTGGCCAACCTGGATCTGCCGCCCGATGAACTGCTGGCCCGGCTGGACGACCTGGTCATCGGCCTGGTGAAGACGCAGGGCGCCGACCCGGCGGCGGACGTCGACCCGGCGGCGGACGCCGGGAACCCGAGCGTGGCCTCGACGTTCATGGGGGCCACCTGCCTGTACGCCGTGTACGACCCGGTCAGCAGGCGGTGCAGCATGGCGCGGGCCAGCCATCTGCCGCCGTTGATCGTCGGCCCCGACGGCGCCGTGGACTGCCCCGATCTGCCCGCGGGACCGCCGCTCGGCCTCGGGACGCTGCCCTTCGAGTCCGTCGAACTGGAGCTGGCCGAGGGCAGTCTGATCGCGCTCTACACCAACGGACTGATCGAGACCTGCGACCGCGACATCGGTGTCGGGCTGTCCCGGCTGAGCAACGCCCTCGCGGTGCCCGGGCAGACGCTGAAGGACATCGGCGGAAATGTGGTCAAGGCGCTGATGACCGGGCCGCCGTCGGATGACGCCGCGCTGCTGCTCGCCAGGACCCGCGCCCTGGGCGCGCACCAGGTCGCCTCCTGGGATCTGCCCACCGATCCGGCCGTGGTCGGCAGCGCCCGCGCTCTCGCCGGCCGGCAGCTGTCCGAGTGGGGCATGGACGAGCTGCAGTTCACCACGGAGCTGGTCGTCAGCGAACTGGTCACCAACGCCATCCGCCACGGCACCGGGCCGATCACGCTGCGCCTGATCCGGCAGGACACCCTGATCTGCGAGGTCTCCGATGCCAGCAGCACCTCGCCGCGGCTGCGCCATGCCCGGACCACCGACGAGGGCGGGCGCGGGCTGTTCATCGTCGCGCAGGTCACCCGGCGCTGGGGCACCCGCTACACCCCCACCGGCAAGATCATCTGGACCGAACTGAGCATGCCGTCCGAGGCCGGATCCGCCGTCGAGGAAGGCTGA